A genomic segment from Verrucomicrobiia bacterium encodes:
- a CDS encoding YihY family inner membrane protein, giving the protein MRIPMLGRVRLLAGGILRGAPHIVPPGSALGRIAGFWVRVLHLFLQNRGPVRAAALAYTTLLALVPLLAISFSVAALFLPREEHQRREQLLEWIEFGVARAAPALGLSSEDGKVQRALVAANIVSFVERIHFKTIGAAASLGLLLLVLGLLRAVETAFNDIWDVPRGRNSGRSLVYYWAAITLGPVVLLGAKVANYLPHVPAGVPGVLASLIAFAVMPLGMFLAFSGLYYLMPNTRVRWHAALAGGAVAAVLWTLNNKLAALYNTRVLTASAIYGALGVLPIFLAGMYLSWVIVLFGAQVASALQHRTRAEDLWRSGGVPTGDDTQGALQLMTRVGARFAAGADPPGADELREELALPGARTEALLERLIEGRLLHAIEGYPTRYAPARPLANITAWDILEALRERGQGGGPVSGDSRVHAALESIRAACGETARSITLAALVTPPATQSRVARETRAAGAP; this is encoded by the coding sequence ATGCGGATTCCGATGCTCGGGCGCGTGCGCTTGCTGGCGGGCGGGATTTTACGTGGCGCGCCGCACATCGTACCCCCGGGGTCCGCGCTCGGAAGAATCGCCGGGTTTTGGGTCCGCGTACTGCATTTGTTCCTGCAGAACCGGGGGCCGGTCCGCGCCGCCGCCCTGGCCTACACGACGCTGCTGGCGCTGGTGCCGTTGCTGGCGATCTCCTTCAGCGTTGCCGCGCTGTTCCTTCCGCGAGAGGAGCACCAGCGCCGGGAGCAGCTGCTCGAATGGATCGAGTTTGGGGTCGCCCGGGCCGCCCCCGCACTGGGTCTGAGCAGCGAGGACGGCAAGGTCCAGCGGGCCCTCGTGGCCGCAAACATCGTCTCCTTCGTTGAACGGATCCATTTCAAGACGATCGGTGCGGCCGCAAGCCTGGGTCTGCTGCTGCTGGTGCTCGGCCTTCTCCGGGCGGTGGAAACGGCCTTCAACGACATCTGGGACGTGCCGCGGGGCCGCAACTCCGGCAGGAGCCTCGTGTATTACTGGGCGGCCATCACACTGGGCCCCGTGGTCCTCCTCGGGGCCAAGGTCGCCAACTACCTGCCGCATGTCCCTGCCGGCGTGCCCGGCGTGCTGGCGTCGCTCATCGCCTTCGCCGTGATGCCGCTGGGAATGTTCCTCGCGTTCAGCGGACTCTACTACCTGATGCCCAACACCCGGGTGCGCTGGCATGCCGCGCTGGCCGGGGGTGCCGTGGCGGCGGTGTTGTGGACGCTCAACAACAAGCTGGCGGCCCTGTACAACACGCGTGTTCTGACCGCTTCGGCCATCTACGGCGCGCTCGGGGTGCTGCCGATCTTTCTCGCAGGCATGTATCTGAGCTGGGTCATCGTGCTGTTTGGCGCCCAGGTGGCGAGCGCATTGCAGCACAGAACGAGGGCGGAGGACCTCTGGCGGTCCGGGGGCGTCCCGACGGGGGACGACACCCAGGGCGCGTTGCAGTTGATGACCCGCGTCGGGGCGCGGTTTGCCGCCGGGGCGGATCCCCCCGGCGCCGACGAATTGCGCGAGGAGCTGGCCCTGCCCGGCGCCCGCACCGAAGCCTTGTTGGAACGGCTCATCGAAGGCCGCCTTCTTCATGCCATCGAGGGGTACCCGACGCGCTATGCCCCCGCGCGTCCGCTGGCGAACATCACCGCCTGGGACATTCTCGAGGCCCTGCGCGAGCGGGGGCAGGGCGGGGGACCGGTCTCCGGGGATTCCCGGGTCCACGCAGCCCTGGAGAGCATTCGCGCCGCCTGCGGCGAAACCGCTCGTTCCATCACGCTGGCGGCGCTGGTGACTCCACCGGCAACGCAATCCCGGGTCGCCCGGGAAACCCGAGCAGCCGGCGCTCCTTGA
- a CDS encoding TonB-dependent receptor, translating to MNEQPNTHQKALQINLDPGIYGVFAEIGAGQEVARWFFRAGGASGTIAKSISAYDMVVSDAIYGASERYVSRQRLEAMLAHEYSLLVSRLREKRGANTRFFVFADTVAARGYNRRDETHGWMGIRFQTEPGADPCDVIIHVRMWDRENLQQQEALGILGVNLVHAALNPHWHAQAIINALLDNLSLERIEVDMVQFRGPEFAQVDNRLLALHLVEQGLTNAAMFMPSGELVQPADALYKRSILVERGSFRPVTKVTAAMIRDAQAQFIQQPKVDGNAPMILLEMTLKNLNVEGKINHQDFLDRVDLLGTLGHAVLISNYAEFFRLATYLFRFTKMPIGIVMGVPTLRELFEEKYYADLEGGLLESFGRMFKNDLKLYVYPLRDARTGSIITAANLRVAPHIQHLYDYLLENQYIEPVRDVDPADLAIFSREVLRDIQADAPGWEAKVPPQVACMIKERRLLGFPGRPGIALPVESPAPPA from the coding sequence ATGAACGAACAGCCAAACACCCACCAGAAGGCGCTGCAGATCAACCTGGACCCCGGGATCTACGGCGTCTTTGCGGAGATTGGCGCCGGCCAGGAGGTGGCGCGGTGGTTCTTCCGGGCGGGCGGCGCCAGCGGGACGATTGCCAAGAGCATCTCCGCCTATGACATGGTGGTGAGCGATGCGATTTACGGGGCGTCGGAGCGGTATGTCAGCCGTCAGCGCCTTGAGGCGATGCTGGCCCACGAGTATTCGCTGCTGGTCTCGCGATTGCGCGAAAAGCGCGGCGCGAACACGCGGTTTTTCGTGTTTGCCGACACCGTCGCGGCCCGGGGCTACAACCGGCGCGATGAAACCCATGGGTGGATGGGCATCCGGTTTCAGACCGAACCCGGCGCCGATCCATGTGACGTGATCATCCACGTGCGCATGTGGGACCGGGAGAACCTGCAGCAGCAGGAAGCCCTCGGCATCCTCGGTGTCAACCTCGTCCATGCGGCGCTCAATCCGCACTGGCACGCTCAGGCCATCATCAATGCGCTGCTCGACAATCTTTCCCTGGAGCGGATCGAGGTGGACATGGTGCAGTTCCGGGGCCCGGAGTTTGCCCAGGTGGACAACCGGTTGCTGGCGCTCCATCTCGTCGAGCAGGGGCTGACCAACGCGGCGATGTTCATGCCCTCCGGGGAACTCGTTCAGCCCGCCGACGCCCTTTACAAGCGGTCCATCCTCGTCGAGCGGGGGTCCTTTCGTCCCGTCACCAAGGTGACGGCCGCCATGATCCGGGACGCCCAGGCCCAGTTCATCCAGCAGCCCAAGGTGGACGGCAACGCTCCGATGATCCTTCTGGAGATGACGCTCAAAAACCTGAATGTGGAGGGGAAGATCAATCACCAGGACTTTCTGGACCGGGTGGATCTTTTGGGAACCCTCGGGCATGCGGTCCTGATTTCGAACTACGCCGAATTTTTCCGCCTGGCCACCTACCTCTTCCGGTTCACGAAGATGCCGATCGGCATCGTCATGGGGGTCCCAACCCTCCGGGAGCTTTTCGAGGAGAAGTACTATGCAGATCTGGAGGGCGGTCTGTTGGAATCGTTCGGCCGCATGTTCAAGAACGACCTGAAGCTGTACGTGTACCCGCTTCGGGATGCCCGGACCGGCTCCATCATCACTGCCGCCAACCTGCGGGTCGCCCCCCACATTCAGCACCTCTACGATTATCTGTTGGAGAATCAGTACATCGAGCCGGTCCGCGACGTGGATCCGGCGGACCTCGCCATCTTCAGTCGGGAGGTGCTCCGGGACATTCAAGCCGATGCGCCGGGCTGGGAGGCCAAGGTGCCACCCCAGGTCGCCTGCATGATCAAGGAGCGCCGGCTGCTCGGGTTTCCCGGGCGACCCGGGATTGCGTTGCCGGTGGAGTCACCAGCGCCGCCAGCGTGA
- the mog gene encoding molybdopterin adenylyltransferase yields MTIHCGIVTVSDRASEGRYEDLGGPALARAAAEYGWTVAGSRVVPDDLRLIQRAVRELQAQDCHLVLTTGGTGVALRDVTPEAVLEIADREIPGFGEAMRMRSLEFTPNAILSRGLAAVIGRTLVICLPGKPQGALQCLEIVAGAIPHGIKVLSDVPTSC; encoded by the coding sequence ATGACGATACACTGCGGGATCGTGACGGTGTCCGACCGGGCGTCAGAGGGCCGATACGAGGATCTGGGCGGTCCGGCGCTGGCCCGGGCCGCGGCCGAGTACGGCTGGACGGTTGCCGGTTCCCGGGTCGTTCCGGATGACCTTCGTCTCATCCAGCGGGCCGTCCGTGAGTTGCAGGCTCAGGACTGCCATCTCGTGCTGACCACGGGAGGCACCGGGGTGGCGCTTCGCGATGTGACGCCGGAGGCGGTGCTCGAGATTGCCGACCGGGAGATCCCGGGGTTCGGCGAGGCGATGCGCATGCGTTCCCTGGAGTTCACCCCCAATGCCATCCTTTCCCGCGGACTGGCGGCGGTCATCGGTCGGACCCTCGTGATCTGCCTGCCTGGAAAGCCCCAGGGGGCGTTGCAGTGCCTGGAGATCGTCGCGGGTGCCATTCCCCATGGGATCAAGGTGCTCAGCGACGTCCCCACGTCGTGCTGA
- a CDS encoding prepilin-type N-terminal cleavage/methylation domain-containing protein, which produces MNPVIASAPRRRPPGARRHSARAFTLIELLVAMAIAALLMMTAIPYFRSARKTPLVRATNDLVEACRLARVRAILTGRPMQVVIFNGGASIGVESVPNLRPAVRSLADTDPAFAAGLEEQGLNSGGPALFEAQIDDEVAFRRPLLINGRDFFDSAAQAAAIRFFPNGTCDALQAELQWLRQDIRRISLDIMTAQPLVEGYQ; this is translated from the coding sequence GTGAACCCCGTGATCGCATCGGCACCGCGTCGTCGCCCCCCCGGGGCGCGGCGCCATTCCGCCCGGGCCTTCACGCTGATCGAGTTGCTCGTGGCAATGGCCATTGCGGCGTTGCTCATGATGACCGCCATCCCGTACTTCCGTTCGGCTCGCAAGACGCCGCTGGTGCGCGCGACCAACGACCTCGTCGAGGCCTGCCGCCTGGCGCGGGTCAGGGCCATCCTCACCGGACGCCCCATGCAGGTGGTGATCTTCAACGGCGGCGCATCCATCGGGGTGGAATCGGTGCCCAATCTGAGGCCGGCGGTCCGGTCCCTTGCGGACACCGATCCGGCCTTTGCCGCCGGACTGGAGGAGCAGGGTCTGAACTCCGGCGGCCCGGCGCTGTTCGAGGCGCAGATTGACGACGAGGTCGCCTTCCGTCGGCCGCTGCTCATCAATGGTCGGGACTTTTTTGACTCGGCGGCCCAGGCGGCTGCCATCCGCTTCTTCCCCAATGGCACCTGCGATGCCCTGCAGGCGGAGCTGCAGTGGTTGCGGCAGGACATCCGGCGCATCAGCCTCGACATCATGACCGCCCAGCCCTTGGTGGAGGGATACCAATGA
- a CDS encoding SDR family NAD(P)-dependent oxidoreductase: MRNLRDRRVVITGASSGFGAAGALAFAREGARLFLGARRTRQLGEVASACHAAGSPCVEFLELDVAKTASVGRFAREVDRRFGGVDLLVNNAGGAHGLDPVASGRDDDWEAMVQSNFLGLLRVTRALLPLIVRDSGGWILNIGSIAAHRAYEGGAVYCGVKAGVRLVTEALRLELNGTGIRVGILDPGMAETEFSEVRFKGDLERARAVYSGVIPLNAADVAEAMVWMASRPPHVCVDELVLKPTDQASFHKIHRRDLPLSG, encoded by the coding sequence ATGAGGAATCTGCGCGACAGGCGGGTGGTGATCACGGGCGCTTCGAGCGGCTTTGGGGCCGCCGGAGCGCTGGCCTTTGCCCGCGAAGGCGCGCGATTGTTCCTGGGAGCCCGACGGACCCGGCAGCTGGGGGAGGTTGCGTCCGCGTGTCACGCTGCCGGGTCGCCCTGCGTGGAGTTCTTGGAATTGGATGTCGCCAAGACCGCGTCCGTTGGGCGCTTCGCGCGTGAGGTGGACCGGCGGTTTGGCGGGGTGGATCTCCTGGTCAATAACGCCGGCGGCGCCCACGGACTGGATCCGGTGGCGTCCGGGCGCGATGACGATTGGGAGGCGATGGTGCAGTCCAATTTCTTGGGGCTTCTCCGGGTCACCCGCGCCCTGCTCCCGCTCATCGTCCGGGATTCCGGGGGCTGGATTCTCAATATCGGCTCCATTGCCGCCCATCGTGCCTACGAGGGCGGTGCGGTTTACTGCGGGGTCAAGGCCGGTGTCCGTCTGGTCACGGAGGCCCTGCGACTGGAATTGAACGGGACCGGAATCCGCGTGGGCATTCTCGATCCGGGAATGGCGGAAACCGAGTTTTCAGAGGTCCGGTTCAAGGGTGACCTTGAGCGGGCCCGGGCCGTCTATTCCGGCGTCATTCCCTTGAATGCCGCTGATGTGGCCGAGGCAATGGTCTGGATGGCGTCCCGCCCGCCGCACGTCTGTGTGGATGAGTTGGTCCTCAAACCGACCGACCAGGCGTCGTTCCACAAGATCCACCGACGGGACCTTCCGCTCAGCGGGTGA
- the tmk gene encoding dTMP kinase, whose protein sequence is MATGRLISLEGGEGCGKSTQVRLLAGRVQSLGRAVLTVREPGGTPLGERIRDLLKQDPAGRGMAAETELLLMNASRAELVRRVIRPALDAGTVVIADRFFDSTVAYQGSGRGLDPARVAAVVDVAVGGTRPDLTLWLRVPRGEAEGRLKSRGADGDAAEDRFEQESREFFDRVDSAYEALSGSEPERFVPVDGTGSPAEVSDRIWQRAARILLP, encoded by the coding sequence ATGGCCACGGGCCGGCTGATTTCCCTTGAGGGCGGCGAGGGCTGCGGCAAGAGCACCCAGGTCCGGTTGCTTGCCGGTCGCGTCCAGTCTCTCGGTCGCGCCGTGCTGACCGTGCGCGAACCGGGCGGGACCCCCCTCGGGGAACGGATCCGCGACCTGCTCAAGCAGGATCCTGCGGGCCGGGGAATGGCCGCGGAGACCGAGCTGCTCCTGATGAACGCCAGCCGTGCAGAACTGGTGCGCCGGGTGATCCGTCCCGCCCTGGATGCCGGTACGGTGGTCATCGCGGATCGCTTCTTCGACTCCACGGTTGCGTATCAAGGCTCGGGACGCGGACTCGATCCGGCGCGGGTGGCCGCCGTGGTGGATGTCGCGGTGGGCGGGACGCGTCCTGATCTCACCCTCTGGCTCCGGGTTCCTCGTGGCGAGGCGGAAGGGCGGTTGAAGAGCAGAGGCGCGGACGGGGATGCGGCGGAGGACCGGTTCGAACAGGAGTCCCGTGAGTTCTTTGACCGGGTGGACTCCGCCTACGAGGCGTTGTCCGGTAGCGAGCCGGAACGCTTTGTCCCGGTGGACGGCACAGGGTCGCCCGCAGAGGTTTCCGACCGAATCTGGCAGCGTGCGGCCCGCATCCTCTTGCCGTAG
- a CDS encoding general secretion pathway protein GspK, whose translation MRSRRGVALIIVLLTLFTLGVMAGIFSYAMKVETRLAANTTSGTELEWLGRSGVEVAKWILVQQETQVPSERGYNALNQFWAGGPGPVDSVDNPFAGMSLNQIPVGEGIVSLEIVDQERWMNINSVYRNPALMDQALSMAGADATDASVISAAILDWVDRDDIPQAANGAERDYYLSLPQPIEAKNGVIDDLRELLQVRGVTPAIFWGPSWTISVMGGGDVAAALTAGGDDLAAGAGLSELFCAVSTGRINVNTAPEPVLRLLLGGNASRAREVVRMREELPARDAGDMARLLGGVGPGAGTIGGQLTVQSFTFAVRVTAQLGAARETFLALISRAGSREYQTLLFRRE comes from the coding sequence ATGCGATCCCGTCGTGGTGTGGCATTGATCATCGTGCTGCTGACGCTTTTCACCCTCGGGGTGATGGCCGGAATCTTCTCGTACGCGATGAAGGTGGAGACCCGCCTTGCGGCAAACACCACCAGCGGCACCGAACTCGAATGGCTGGGTCGCTCCGGTGTGGAGGTCGCCAAATGGATTCTGGTCCAGCAGGAGACCCAGGTGCCTTCCGAACGCGGGTATAACGCGCTCAACCAGTTCTGGGCGGGCGGGCCGGGCCCGGTGGATTCCGTGGACAACCCGTTCGCCGGGATGTCTCTGAACCAGATCCCGGTGGGAGAAGGGATCGTCTCCCTGGAGATCGTGGACCAGGAACGTTGGATGAACATCAACTCGGTCTACCGGAATCCCGCGCTGATGGATCAGGCGCTTTCGATGGCGGGCGCCGACGCGACGGACGCCTCGGTCATCAGCGCGGCCATCCTCGACTGGGTGGATCGGGACGACATTCCCCAGGCCGCCAACGGGGCGGAGCGGGATTACTACTTGAGCCTGCCCCAGCCGATCGAGGCCAAGAACGGAGTGATTGACGATCTCCGTGAGCTGCTGCAGGTGCGCGGGGTCACTCCGGCCATCTTCTGGGGACCGTCCTGGACCATTTCCGTGATGGGCGGGGGTGACGTCGCGGCGGCATTGACCGCCGGGGGCGACGATCTGGCGGCGGGAGCGGGATTGTCCGAACTGTTTTGCGCCGTTTCCACCGGCCGGATCAACGTCAACACCGCGCCGGAGCCCGTGCTGCGCCTGCTCCTGGGCGGAAATGCCTCCCGTGCCCGGGAAGTGGTGCGGATGCGTGAGGAGCTGCCGGCCCGCGATGCCGGAGACATGGCACGGCTCCTGGGCGGGGTCGGCCCCGGAGCGGGCACGATTGGCGGTCAACTGACCGTGCAGAGCTTCACCTTCGCGGTTCGGGTGACGGCGCAATTGGGGGCGGCCCGGGAAACGTTCCTCGCCTTGATCAGCCGGGCGGGATCACGCGAGTACCAGACGCTGCTTTTTCGTCGCGAGTAG
- a CDS encoding DUF1573 domain-containing protein, with amino-acid sequence MPPPHKPARPGIPAAAARPVTPVAVITNTAAPRGATAYQPGKPGVLEFDAMSKHVVLDEEERKASFVFAVTNRSAEDVTISFINTSCGCTAGRLPSSPWVLKPDEGGHIDVTLDGTGKLGQVTKTATVVSSAGSYMLTVGVTIPVPAPNAMNRSRNLQVAAADRQAVFRGECAACHAQPVYGKMGHELYDAACGICHEAEHRASMVPDLRTRLRNTDRNYWAKWIGDGRAGSLMPAFAARNGGVLTDQQIVSLVDYLEDEYKANPPPAKHAAGAPAGPSATTSRP; translated from the coding sequence GTGCCGCCGCCCCACAAGCCCGCAAGACCGGGCATCCCGGCGGCTGCCGCCCGGCCGGTAACACCGGTGGCGGTGATCACCAACACCGCTGCGCCCCGCGGAGCGACCGCCTACCAGCCCGGCAAGCCCGGCGTCCTCGAGTTTGACGCCATGAGCAAGCACGTGGTGCTCGACGAGGAGGAGCGCAAGGCCTCGTTCGTGTTCGCCGTGACCAACCGGTCTGCGGAGGACGTCACCATTTCGTTCATCAACACCAGCTGCGGCTGCACCGCCGGCAGGCTGCCGTCCAGTCCGTGGGTGCTGAAGCCTGACGAGGGCGGTCACATTGACGTGACCCTCGACGGGACCGGCAAATTGGGGCAGGTCACGAAAACCGCGACGGTGGTGTCCTCGGCAGGCAGCTATATGCTGACGGTGGGGGTGACGATCCCGGTCCCAGCCCCCAATGCGATGAACCGCAGTCGCAACCTGCAGGTCGCCGCCGCCGACCGCCAGGCAGTCTTTCGCGGGGAGTGCGCCGCGTGTCATGCCCAGCCGGTTTATGGCAAAATGGGCCATGAATTGTATGACGCCGCCTGTGGCATCTGCCACGAGGCGGAACACCGGGCCTCCATGGTGCCCGACCTCCGAACCCGCCTGCGCAACACCGACCGGAACTACTGGGCGAAGTGGATCGGTGACGGGCGCGCCGGCAGCCTGATGCCGGCCTTTGCCGCGCGGAATGGGGGTGTCCTGACCGACCAGCAGATCGTGAGCCTCGTGGATTACCTGGAGGACGAATACAAGGCGAATCCCCCGCCGGCGAAACATGCTGCAGGAGCCCCTGCCGGGCCGTCGGCGACGACCTCCCGGCCTTGA
- a CDS encoding prepilin-type N-terminal cleavage/methylation domain-containing protein: MNAWRPPGNSGRRRGAFTLIEVVVASAILAVGLGGILMICSNGLRTARILDRVHVDAGSLAALVSLTNRLEEGVDSGTFGDLYPGYRWSREIREVATNGLFQVDFLVFHSGDARGTESRMTILLHRPMSTRPPGR; encoded by the coding sequence ATGAACGCGTGGCGACCCCCCGGGAATTCGGGCCGGCGCCGGGGGGCCTTCACGCTGATCGAGGTGGTGGTGGCATCCGCAATTCTCGCAGTGGGCCTGGGCGGCATTCTCATGATCTGTTCCAACGGGCTGCGCACGGCCCGGATCCTTGACCGGGTCCATGTGGATGCTGGAAGCCTCGCGGCCCTCGTGTCGCTGACCAACCGGCTGGAGGAGGGTGTGGATTCCGGAACCTTTGGGGATCTGTACCCGGGATACCGCTGGTCCCGGGAGATCCGCGAGGTCGCGACCAACGGACTTTTCCAGGTGGATTTCCTCGTCTTTCACTCCGGGGATGCGCGGGGGACGGAGTCCCGGATGACCATCCTGTTGCATCGTCCGATGAGCACGCGTCCGCCCGGCCGATGA
- a CDS encoding undecaprenyl-diphosphate phosphatase, with amino-acid sequence MPTWLTTILLGCIEGITEFLPISSTGHLLLFELWVGDHRSDLFNIVIQAGAVIAVIPLFRERVSRLLFDWRRPEVRDYGIKLGVAFGITGVGGVLLDKAGFQLADRPVPVAVALLVGGVLFLAVERYFAPPDPTDHIGWNIAIAVGLGQLVAAIFPGASRSGTTILLCLILGLTRTAATEFSFLVGIPTMLAASGLKIVKALLRSPVSGPGEDWAAVALGFAVSAVVSFLTVRWLLGYVRHHTFAVFGWYRIALALVVLAVTR; translated from the coding sequence ATGCCCACCTGGCTGACCACAATCCTCCTTGGTTGCATCGAGGGCATCACGGAATTTCTTCCCATCTCGTCCACGGGCCACCTCCTGCTTTTCGAACTCTGGGTGGGGGATCACCGGAGCGACCTCTTCAACATCGTGATCCAGGCAGGCGCGGTGATTGCAGTCATTCCCCTGTTCAGGGAGAGGGTCTCGCGACTCCTGTTCGATTGGCGGCGTCCGGAGGTTCGGGACTATGGGATCAAACTCGGCGTCGCCTTCGGAATCACCGGCGTTGGCGGGGTCCTTCTCGACAAGGCGGGATTTCAACTGGCCGACCGGCCGGTGCCGGTGGCCGTCGCCCTCCTGGTCGGAGGTGTGCTCTTTCTGGCTGTGGAACGTTACTTTGCGCCTCCCGACCCCACCGATCACATCGGATGGAACATCGCCATTGCCGTCGGTCTCGGCCAGCTCGTGGCTGCCATCTTCCCGGGAGCCTCGCGGTCGGGAACGACCATCCTACTTTGCCTGATCCTGGGCCTCACCCGCACCGCCGCCACCGAGTTCTCATTCCTGGTTGGCATCCCGACCATGCTCGCCGCCAGCGGGCTGAAGATCGTCAAGGCGCTCCTGCGCAGCCCGGTCTCTGGCCCCGGCGAGGACTGGGCCGCGGTGGCACTCGGGTTTGCCGTCTCGGCGGTCGTCTCCTTCCTCACCGTCCGATGGCTTCTGGGCTACGTGCGTCACCACACGTTCGCCGTGTTTGGCTGGTACCGGATTGCCCTCGCCTTGGTGGTTCTGGCCGTCACCCGCTGA
- a CDS encoding prepilin-type N-terminal cleavage/methylation domain-containing protein: MNSRTPHPVCAGRPGLVGRVAAFTLIEVLVATFVFAIVLASLFGTWRVIARSTESAISLAAEAQRTRLALQCIEEALSATEMFQSNLRWYSFLADTAGPYAEVSFAANLSDSFPGSGFFLGQRLRRITLRVEPAPEGGNHLVMHQTPLLAPLDGDVETYPLVLATEVSLFQLRFWDRRRSEMIEDWTTTNQIPMVVEVILGTGTENRLSRRPAAIVSRAVRLPDLAVPPTLQGGVPGGPQGGGGVR; the protein is encoded by the coding sequence ATGAACTCCCGAACCCCCCATCCGGTGTGCGCCGGCCGGCCCGGTTTGGTGGGGCGTGTCGCGGCGTTCACCCTGATCGAGGTGCTGGTGGCCACGTTTGTTTTTGCCATTGTGCTGGCCTCCCTCTTCGGCACCTGGCGGGTGATCGCCCGCAGCACGGAGTCGGCCATCAGTCTGGCGGCGGAGGCGCAACGGACCCGGCTGGCACTCCAATGCATTGAGGAGGCCTTGAGTGCCACGGAGATGTTCCAGAGCAACCTCCGGTGGTACTCGTTCCTCGCCGACACCGCCGGACCTTATGCCGAGGTCAGTTTTGCGGCGAACCTCAGCGATTCGTTTCCGGGGAGCGGCTTTTTTCTCGGACAACGGTTGCGGCGGATCACCCTGAGGGTCGAGCCGGCGCCCGAAGGCGGGAACCATCTGGTGATGCACCAGACCCCGCTCCTGGCGCCACTGGACGGAGATGTCGAGACCTACCCGCTGGTGCTGGCCACGGAGGTCAGCTTGTTTCAACTGCGGTTTTGGGATCGGCGCCGCAGTGAGATGATCGAGGATTGGACGACGACGAACCAGATTCCGATGGTGGTGGAGGTCATCCTGGGGACCGGGACTGAGAATCGCCTGTCGCGACGTCCCGCGGCGATTGTAAGCCGGGCGGTGCGCCTTCCGGACCTTGCGGTGCCCCCGACCCTTCAGGGGGGCGTGCCAGGGGGACCCCAGGGGGGAGGAGGCGTGCGATGA